AGAACCTTGATCCACCTTGAAAAAGCCTCCGCCGGCAGCATCAGAATAGAAGGAAAGGAAATCCTCAGTGAAGACGGTGTGATTGTTCATGAAGGAAAAATCAGACAGCGCTGCCGTAAATTGGGGATGGTGTTCCAGAATTTCAACCTTTTCCCCCATAAGACCGCATTAGAAAATGTGATGGAAGGTCCTTTGACCGTGTTGAAGGTCACAAAGGCTGAGGCTCTTAGAAATGGGGAAGCCCTCCTGGCCAAGGTCGGTCTGACCGATCAGCGTGA
This is a stretch of genomic DNA from Oceanispirochaeta sp.. It encodes these proteins:
- a CDS encoding ATP-binding cassette domain-containing protein, which encodes MNKDQTMIEVRGLCKSFGSLEVLKEVDLRVEKGEIFSIIGPSGSGKSTLLRTLIHLEKASAGSIRIEGKEILSEDGVIVHEGKIRQRCRKLGMVFQNFNLFPHKTALENVMEGPLTVLKVTKAEALRNGEALLAKVGLTDQR